The Streptomyces sp. NBC_00440 genome contains a region encoding:
- a CDS encoding citrate synthase/methylcitrate synthase: MSTITAPRGLAGVVVTDTELGDVRGREGFYHYRQYSAVDLARLRTFEDVWYLMLHGELPDAARREAFTARTAALRRLPAGVREVLPAIARAGSGPLAGLRTALSLLGAESDFRPVYDIGTDRRVADTLAACAVVPTLLAALYRIGQGLEPVEPRDDLPAAANYLYMITGSEPDPDRARAVEQYLVSTVDHGFNASTFTARVIASTGADVAACLTGAVGALSGPLHGGAPSRALDTLDAIGTPDRIDPWIRERVLAGDRIMGFGHPVYRTEDPRSRMLREIALSFGGPLVDFAVQVEERVEALLAELKPGRELHTNVEFYAGVVMEQCGLPREMFTPTFCVARVIGWSANILEQAADSKIIRPAARYVGPPPPQPVPAIG, translated from the coding sequence ATGTCCACCATCACCGCCCCACGAGGGCTCGCGGGTGTAGTCGTCACGGACACCGAACTGGGCGATGTGCGGGGCCGCGAGGGCTTCTACCACTACCGGCAGTACTCGGCGGTCGACCTCGCCCGGCTCCGTACCTTCGAGGACGTCTGGTACCTGATGCTCCACGGTGAACTCCCCGACGCCGCCCGGCGCGAGGCCTTCACCGCCCGGACCGCCGCGCTGCGCCGGCTTCCCGCCGGGGTCCGGGAGGTACTGCCTGCCATCGCCCGCGCCGGATCCGGTCCGCTCGCCGGGCTGCGGACCGCGCTCTCCCTGCTCGGGGCCGAGTCGGACTTCCGGCCGGTCTACGACATCGGCACGGACCGCCGGGTCGCCGACACCCTCGCCGCCTGCGCGGTCGTACCGACGCTGCTGGCCGCGCTGTACCGGATCGGCCAGGGTCTGGAGCCCGTCGAGCCGCGTGACGACCTGCCCGCAGCCGCCAACTACCTCTACATGATCACCGGTTCGGAGCCGGACCCGGACCGGGCGCGCGCTGTCGAGCAGTATCTGGTCTCCACCGTCGACCACGGCTTCAACGCCTCCACCTTCACCGCCCGCGTCATCGCGTCCACCGGCGCCGATGTGGCGGCCTGCCTGACCGGCGCGGTCGGCGCCCTCTCCGGGCCGCTCCACGGCGGGGCGCCGAGCCGGGCGCTCGACACACTCGACGCGATCGGCACACCGGACAGGATCGACCCGTGGATACGGGAGAGGGTGCTGGCGGGCGACCGGATCATGGGCTTCGGGCACCCCGTCTACCGGACCGAGGACCCGCGCTCGCGGATGCTGCGGGAGATCGCCCTGAGCTTCGGCGGGCCGCTCGTCGACTTCGCCGTCCAGGTCGAGGAGCGGGTGGAGGCGCTGCTCGCCGAACTCAAACCCGGCCGTGAACTGCACACCAACGTCGAGTTCTACGCCGGGGTCGTCATGGAGCAGTGCGGGCTGCCGCGCGAGATGTTCACACCGACCTTCTGTGTGGCGCGGGTGATCGGCTGGAGCGCCAACATCCTGGAGCAGGCGGCGGACTCCAAGATCATCCGCCCTGCGGCCCGCTATGTGGGCCCGCCCCCGCCGCAGCCGGTGCCGGCGATCGGCTGA